One Poecilia reticulata strain Guanapo linkage group LG4, Guppy_female_1.0+MT, whole genome shotgun sequence genomic window carries:
- the adgrl4 gene encoding LOW QUALITY PROTEIN: adhesion G protein-coupled receptor L4 (The sequence of the model RefSeq protein was modified relative to this genomic sequence to represent the inferred CDS: substituted 1 base at 1 genomic stop codon), producing the protein MESLLKSPMKLLLFAAWLWSLMDTGSLSDICDSCHSKATCKTQDGLSKACICNYGYTGDGIRTCKDDNECQNVTNICGDRGQCTNTEGSYYCTCIPGYKSTGDDQFQPNDGTGCTDVDECESELVCGPNSRCHNTNGSFYCSCNRDYISTSGDKHFHPAKGARCKEHPQKDCHDNIGCMTQAVNKTLENMRNLTEPQSLLREIANRTSGELTSVEVIAYVEALSRSASTLAAVEKDYTVKPSAVNSTLSKLVKAVNNLVEKDELVAWNRMKEERREHTITKLLHVVEESALSLGSNHKTPTELQIKASELELKLFTFDASQTKSTLSVSLGGDRITLNQKTKPEKISGSVSVVFVRYDSISDILKPSSDPGVTDYSRYAGTGEITVNSQVMAAAVKPADVYQLDHVTFTLRHNEPINTKVDVTKCAFWEYEVGSLQGHWSTEGCKTLHVXSNATDCSCNHLTHFAILMSSGRANLAVHNTILTRITQLGMIISLICLSLCIFTFWFFSEIQSTRTTIHKNLCCSLFMAEFIFLVGINMNSHKLFCSVIAGMLHYFFLAAFAWMCIEGIHLYLIVVGVIYNKGFLHRNFYIFGYGSPAVVVAISATLGSKYYGTDRVCWLSTENHFVWSFIGPACLIILVNLLAFGVIIYKVYRHTAVKKPEISHYENIRSCARGAMALLFVLGATWTFGVLHILHETTLTAYLFTITNAFQGMFIFIFLCVLSRKIQEEYYRLFKNVPCCFECLRXNLSAKAQASEI; encoded by the exons ATGGAGTCTCTGCTCAAGTCCCCAATGAAACTTCTACTTTTCGCAG CATGGCTCTGGAGTCTAATGGACACTGGAAGCCTCTCTGATATTTGTGACTCTTGTCACTCAAAAGCTACATGTAAGACTCAGGATGGATTAAGCAAAGCCTGCATATGTAACTATGGATATACAGGAGATGGAATAAGAACTTGCAAAG ATGACAATGAATGTCAGAATGTGACAAACATCTGCGGGGACAGGGGCCAGTGCACAAACACAGAGGGTAGCTACTACTGCACATGCATCCCTGGATACAAATCGACTGGAGATGACCAGTTCCAGCCCAATGATGGCACTGGATGCACAG ATGTTGATGAATGTGAGTCAGAACTGGTCTGTGGCCCAAACTCACGTTGCCATAATACAAATGGATCTTTCTATTGCTCCTGTAACCGTGATTACATCTCAACTTCAGGCGATAAACACTTTCATCCAGCAAAAGGTGCAAGATGTAAAG aacaTCCTCAAAAAGATTGCCATGACAACATTGGATGCATGACACAGGCTGTTAACAAAACACTCGAAAAT ATGAGGAACCTCACGGAGCCACAAAGCCTGCTGAGAGAAATTGCCAACAGGACGTCTGGTGAACTTACCTCAGTGGAAGTGATCGCATATGTTGAGGCCTTGAGTCGATCCGCATCAACACTGGCTGCTGTGGAGAAGGATTACACTGTCAAACCATCTGCCGTCAACTCCACTCTTTCA AAATTAGTGAAAGCAGTGAACAATCTGGTGGAGAAGGATGAACTGGTGGCTTGGAACAGAATGAAAGAGGAGCGGCGTGAACACACCATCACCAAGCTGCTGCATGTTGTTGAAGAAAGCGCTCTGTCGTTGGGCTCCAACCACAAAACTCCAACTGAGCTCCAAATCAAAGCATCTGAATTGG AACTGAAACTCTTCACCTTTGATGCTTCTCAAACAAAGTCTACACTTTCTGTTTCATTGGGAGGAGATCGCATAACCCTGAACCAAAAGACGAAACCAGAGAAAATAAGCG GAAGCGTGTCAGTGGTGTTTGTGCGATATGACAGCATCAGTGACATCCTGAAGCCGAGCAGCGACCCAGGTGTCACTGACTACTCGCGCTACGCAGGAACTGGGGAAATCACTGTCAACTCCCAAGTCATGGCAGCAGCAGTCAAACCTGCTGACGTTTACCAACTTGACCATGTCACCTTCACTCTAAGGCACAACGAG CCCATCAACACCAAAGTTGATGTGACAAAGTGCGCATTCTGGGAGTATGAAGTGGGCAGCCTGCAGGGTCACTGGTCCACTGAAGGCTGCAAGACTCTCCACGTTRGCAGCAACGCAACCGACTGCTCCTGCAATCATCTCACACACTTTGCAATCCTCATGTCATCTGGAAGAGCTAAT CTGGCAGTCCACAATACCATCCTGACCCGGATCACCCAGCTGGGGATGATCATCTCCCTCATCTGTTTGTCCTTGTGCATCTTCACCTTCTGGTTCTTCAGCGAGATCCAGAGCACCAGAACCACCATACACAAGAACCTGTGCTGCAGCCTGTTTATGGCTGAGTTCATCTTCCTTGTGGGGATCAACATGAACTCACACAAG CTGTTCTGCTCTGTGATTGCAGGGATGCTGCACTATTTCTTTCTTGCAGCCTTCGCCTGGATGTGCATTGAGGGCATTCATCTGTATTTAATAGTCGTCGGTGTCATCTACAACAAAGGCTTTCTGCATCGGAACTTTTACATCTTCGGCTATGGGAGCCCTGCAGTCGTGGTGGCAATTTCAGCGACACTCGGCTCAAAGTATTACGGCACAGACAGAGT GTGTTGGCTGAGTACAGAAAATCACTTTGTGTGGAGCTTCATTGGTCCTGCATGTTTAATTATTCtg GTTAATCTTTTGGCCTTTGGAGTAATTATCTACAAGGTGTACCGGCACACCGCTGTGAAAAAGCCTGAAATCAGCCACTATGAAAACATCAG GTCCTGTGCCCGTGGCGCTATGGCTCTGCTGTTTGTGCTCGGCGCCACCTGGACTTTTGGAGTACTGCATATTCTCCATGAAACCACACTGACGGCTTATCTGTTTACCATAACCAACGCTTTCCAAGGGATGTTTATCTTCATCTTCCTTTGTGTGCTGTCCAGAAAG attCAGGAGGAATACTACagacttttcaaaaatgttcccTGCTGTTTTGAATGCCTAAGATRAAACCTGTCAGCTAAAGCTCAAGCGTCTGAAATTTAA